In Sphingomonas sp. JUb134, the sequence TGACCACCCACGTCCACGCCCCATCGGAGCAGCGACATGACGGACCCGAATCTCACCCTCGTCCTCGCCACCAGCGGCCTCGCCGCCGTGGCTATGGTCACCGCCGCAATGCTTGCGGGCTGGCGCGGCTGGCTGGCGCTCAAGCGGCAGGAACTCGCCCGGGTCGAAAGCGGCGAAGCGCCCAGCTTCGGCCACGCCGGCACCCGCATCGAACTCGCCGACCTCAAGGAGCGCATCCGCAAGCTGGAAGCCATTGCCGCCGGGGTCGACCTCTGATGCCGGCGCGGCGGCCTTTTGCCGGCCGCCGCCAGCTGCTACCGGGCTGCGCATGCAGTCCCTCGACGACATCCTCGATGAATATGGCTTCCTCGATCCGGACGACCGCTATCGCCTGCTGATCGATCTGGGCCGCGCGCTGGAGCCCATGCCCGACGCGCTGAAGACCGATGCTACGCTGGTGCGGGGCTGCTCTGCTTCGGTGTGGGTCTACCCCACCCGGCGCGAGGACGGGACGCTCCACTTCCTGGCCGACAGCAACGCCGCCATCACCAAGGGAATCATCGCGCTGGTCCTCTCGGCGGTGCAGGACCAGAGCCCGGCGGCAATCCTCGCGACCGACGTTCCCGCGGCCCTCGCCCCCTTCGACTTGTCGAAGCAGCTGAGCTCCAACCGGACCCAGGGCATTCCCAACATGATCGCCCTGATCCGCCACGAGGCCGAACGCTACGCCGCCGGCTGAGGCGGCCGCCTCAGCCGGCTCTCTTTCCCTCCGGCTTCACCGGCAGCGCCGACCACGGCAGCACCGCCCAGTCGGGGCCGTCGCAGGCGCGCATCACGCGGGCAAAGCTCGCGCCAAGCCACAGCCCCTCCGGCGTCAGCCGCCAGGCCGGGAAGTTCCACACGTCCGGATCCGTATAGTCGCATTCCTCCCCATCCGAGTCGACGGGCTGCATCTCCTGTGGATGGTAGCGCTGGAGAAGCTTCACCACCGCGGGGGCAAAGGTCTGCGCGCGATAGCCATACCAGCGGTCGCTATCCTCGGGCGGGGTCGGTGCCGGACCGAACCGCAGCACCGCGTCCAGCTTCAGCTCCCGGCCGGTGTGCGCGTCGAAGCTGTGCCCAGCGGTCCCGAAGTCCGGATGGGCGGCACCCGCGCACGACCAGCTCGTCTGCCAACCATAGCTGACATAGTCGCGTCCCAGCCACGGCTTGCCCTCGACCCCGCCGTCCACCCCCGGTTCGCCGCCGATGTCGGTGCAGCTGAGCCAGCGGCTGACCTCGCGCCATTGGTCTTGCGCAAGGAGCACGTTCATCGCCGCCATCGGTTGCGCGGCATAGCCGCTCTCCAGGCGGAAAAGACGGACGCCGCTCTTCGGCTCGCGGTGCCAGCGGATAGGCTTGCCGTCGACCTGCTCGACGGCCTCGGGCTCCAGCGTCAGCCCGGACAGTTGCAGCCGCTCGTGCAGCGAAAGCTCCGGCGGCAGATCGGCAGGAAGGTCCTTCGCAGTGGTGACGCGCGCGAGCCGAACCGAGAAGCGGCGCTTGGCCGCGGTGGTCAGCGTGCCGACAAGGCCGCCGCCTTCCTCACGCAGTTCCAGGCGATCCTGCGTTGCCCGCGCCTCCAGCGTCAGTGCGTTGCCGCGGCGCTCTCCCTGCAGGGCCAAGTCCAGCCGGCTCGACAGGTAGAAATAGCTGCCCCAGGCGTCCTCCCCCTTGCCGTCCTCCTCCAGGGTGAGAACGACCCTGCTGCGCCCCACCGTCCCCTCGAAACTCCGCGCAGGTTCGCTTTGCGCCGCAGCCGGAGAGACGGCCACGACCAGTGCCGTAAGGGTCAGGAGAATACGCAAGGGCAGATCCGCAAGAGAGGGCACGACCGAGCCGCAGATACTGCCCAGGCGGATTGCACCGTCAAGCGAGCAAGCGGCCGCTAATCGGCGTCGGCGGTATGAGTCTTCTGCTCCGACAGCCCCAGTTCCTGCGCCAGCCCGTCGAGGTCGGCGCCCGGGCTCACCAGCAGCCACTCGCCCGGCCTCGCCCCATCGATCACCGTCACGGCACGCTTGGGACAGACGCCCAAGCAGCGCGTCTCGACGATACCTGCCCGCGCCTTCGGCCCCTTCTTCAGCCCCAGCCGCTTGCGCAGCGCCTTGGTCAGCGGCTGGTCGCCGTCCGGTCCGAAGCCGCCATCGAGCTTGCGCGAGCATTTGCCGCACACCAGCACCGCCCGCGACCAGCGCGCGCGGACCGCGGGCTTCATGCGGGCTTCCACTGCCGCCGTTCCTCGGCGACCCGCAGCACCTCATAGGCCGCCTGGATCGCCTGGAAGCGAACCGCGGCTTCTTTGTCGCCGGGGCGCACGTCGGGGTGGCTGGACTTGGCGAGGCGGCGCCAGGCACTCCGCACGGCCTCGAAGTCGGCATCGACCTCCAGCCCCAGCACTTCTAGCGCGCGCATCTCGTCGCGGGAACGGGTACCGTCCCCGGAGCCACCCCAGGCGTAATGCGAGGCATTGGCATAGCCGTCGGCGGTGCGCTGCTCGCTCGCCTCCCGCCGCTTCGCCTCTTCCTCGTCCAGCCCTTCGAAGTAGTTCCAGTTCCGGTTGTACTCGGCTGCGTGCGTCTCGCAGAAGTACCACCGGTCGGGGTTGTTGGGCGACTTGGGCGCAGGCCGGTCGCCGGGGGCTTCACAGCCGTGCCGGTCGCAAAGGCGCACGCGCGTAGCCTGGCGCTCGGCTTCGTAACCGCGCCAGCGGGGAAATCCCCAATCGTTGGATCGACTTGAGCGGACCATCGCCTTCCAGATAGCCCCCCTGCCGCGCCGCACAACCCAGCTCCATGGGAAACAAAACGTAATTATTTCCCGCTGCCGCCCCAGCCCGGTGGTGTTTTATATGCTGTGCCGCATGCGTCCCAGACGCTTTTACCCGATCAAGAGAAGGTACCGCGGTGTCCTTGGCCTCTAAATTTGCGACAAGCTGGCGGCAGGACGTGCCGGCCTCGATCGTGGTGGCGCTCGTCGCGCTGCCCCTCTGCCTGGGGGTCGCACTGGCGTCCGGCGCGCCCCTGTTCTCAGGCCTGATCTCGGGCATCGTGGGCGGCATCGTCATCGGCATGCTCAGCAAGTCGCCCCTGTCGGTCAGCGGCCCGGCAGCCGGCCTGACGGTGATCGTGCTCGACGCGATCCAGCGCCTGCCGAGCTATGAGGCGTTCCTGCTGGCCGTGGTGCTGGCAGGCTGCATCCAGCTCCTCTTCTCGGTTTCGCGCGGCGGCATTCTCAGCGAGTTCGTCCCCTCGTCCGTCATCACCGGCATGCTCGCCGCGATCGGCCTGATCCTGATCCTCAAGCAGTTCCCGCACGCGATCGGCTATGACGCCGATCCGGAAGGCAGCTTCTCGTTCTGGCAAGGCGATGGCGAGAACACCTTCTCCGCGATCGGCCGCGTGCTGCGCGAGCAGATCGTGTGGGGCGCGGCAATCATCGCCGCAATCTCCCTCGCCTTCCTGTTCTGGTGGGATCATGCCAAGCCCAAGGAAGGCCCGCTGCGCTTCCTTCCCGGTCCGCTGGTCGTGGTCGTCGGCGCGGTGCTGATCAACGCCCTGTTCGGGATGGTCGCGCCGAACCTTCAGGTCCAGCCGTCGCACCTGGTCAGCGTGCCCGTGGCCGCAGGCCTCGGCGAGTTCATCGGCCTGTTCACGACCCCGGACTTCGGCCAGATCAGCAATGCGGCGGTGTGGAGCACCGCCGTCACGCTCGCGATCGTGGCCAGCCTCGAATCGCTGCTGTCGGTGAAGGCGATCGACGAGATCGACCCCAAGCGCCGCACCACCGACAAGAACCGCGAGCTGTTCGCGCAGGGCAGCGGCAACATCGTGGCCGGCCTGATCGGCGGCCTGCCGGTCACCTCGGTGATCGTCCGCAGCTCGGCCAACGTCGACGCCAACGCCAACAGCCAGCTCTCCACCATCCTGCACGGCTGCTGGCTGCTGCTGAGCGTGCTGCTGATCCCCGCGATCCTGAACCTGATCCCGCTGTCGGCACTCGCCGCGGTGCTGATCGCCACCGGCTACAAGCTCACCAAGCCGTCGCTGTTCACCAAGCGCTTCAAGCAGGGCTGGACCCAGTTCGTGCCGTTCGTCGTGACGGTCGGCGCGATACTGTTCACCGATCTGCTGGAAGGCATCGTGATCGGCCTGGTCGTCGGCTTCATCTTCGTGATCGGCCGCAACTTCCGTCCGGCGATCATCTTCGTCCAGGACGGCGACAGCTGCATGATCCGCGCCCGCCGCAACCTCTACTTCATCCACAAGTACGAGCTGCAGAAGGAACTCGCGAAGGTTCCGGACAACACTCACGTCCTGATCGACCTGTCGGCCACCAGCTACGTCGATATCGACAACATCGACATCATCAACGCGTTCGTCCGCAACGCGCAGTTCCGCAACATCGGCGTGATCGTCCGTGGCGACGTCGGCGAGCAGACGGCGTCCAAGATCCAGGCGCCGCGCAAGGAGGTCGTCTTCGCATGAGAGAGTACAAGCACCTGCTCCTCGCCAACAAGGCATGGGCAGCCGAGCGGCTGGAAGAGCGCCCCGACTATTTCGAGCGTCAGATCGCCGGCCAGCAGCCGGAGTTCCTGTGGATCGGCTGTTCCGACAGCCGGGTCGCAGCGGGGCAGCTGACCAACACGCCGCCGGGCGGCATGTTCATCCACCGCAACGTCGCCAATCTGGTGAACGAGGACGACATCAACCTGATGTCCGTGCTCGAATATGCGGTCACCGTGCTCAAGGTCCGGCACATCATCATCTGCGGCCATCACGGCTGCGGCGGCATCAACGCAGCATTGGAAGGCGGCGCCACCGGGTTCCTCGGCAAGTGGCTGCGCAATGCCGAACAGGTCTATCGCGACCATCAGGACGAAATCGATTCGCTGCCGGAAGGCCAGCGGGCGAACCGCCTGGTCGAGCTGAACGTCCGCGACCAGCTGGTGCGGCTAGCGCGCACCTCGATCGTGCAGGACGCGTTCGCCGCGGGGCAGACGCTCTACCTCCACGGCTGGGTCTATGACCTGCGCGACGGCCTCATCAAGCCGATGATGGAGATCGATTCGACGACGCCGCTCGGCGAAGTGCCGCGGCCCCAGCCGGTCCTCGTCTGACCCACTCCAACCCCCTCCCGGGTGCAACCCCTCCTGCACCCGGCGCGTCGGTCCGTCCTGCCTATCGTCCCTGGGTATCGTGGCGGACCGGCGCAACCCATCTCGCCCGATCGGGTGCCGCCTTCGCGCACCGTCACGGCGAAGACGCAGCGCCCGGCGGGAACGCGTCAGAGGGTCTGTAAGCCGGGTTCTGTCCACCCGCGCGAGGCGGGATAGGCGACCATTCCTCTAGGACGACGCTCGCGCGCCGCCTCCAGCAACCAACCCGGACGACGGGCCGGAACGAGGCCCATGTGCCGTCCCTATTCGGTCTTGCTCCCGGTGGGGTTTGCCATGCCGTTCCTGTTACCAGGCCCGCGGTGCGCTTTTACCGCACCCTTTCACCGTGACGTGGCCGAAGCCGTCGCCGTCTGCTCTCTGTGGCACTTTCCCTGGGGTCGCCCCCGCCGGGCGTTACCCGGCACCGTCGTTTCCGTGGAGCCCGGACTTTCCTCGCCCCCGTTCTTACAAACGGGGCCGCGGCCGCCCGACCCTCTGACCGGGCCCGCCTAGCGCAGCTTCGCCGCCGGGGAAAGCCGCTCAGTCGTCGCCCTGCGGCTTGGGCAGCAGGAGGGCCAGCAGCAGCGAGCGGCACTCGCCGTCGATGACCCCGTCCACCATCTCCGGCCGGAAGCGGCGCTGGAAAGCGGTGACCGCCGCGACCGGATCCTCGACGTCATAGCCGAACCGTTCGAGCGCGAGCAGGAAGCCGGCGTCGCTCCAGTGCGGGTCCATCAGGTTCTGGGTGGGCCGCGGCAGGGCCAGCCGCAGCCGTGCGAGCTTGCCCCACGGAAAGAGCTCGCCGGGGTCCTGCTTGCGCGCCGGTGCGATGTCCGAGTGGCCGACCACGTTCCCGCGGGTGATGGCGTAGCGCTGCTTGATGTCGGCGACCAACCGGATCACCGCGTCGATCTGCTCGTCGGGAAACGGGACATAACCCCATTCATGACCCGGATTGACGATCTCGATGCCGACGGAGGCCGAATTGATGTCGGTCACCCCCCGCCAGTGCGAGCGGCCGGCGTGCCAGGCCCGCCTTGCCTCGTCCACCATGCGGACGGCGGTGCCGTCCTCGGCGACGAGATAGTGGCACGACACCTTCGCCTCTGGATCGGCCAGCCGGGCGATGGCGGAGGCGGCGTCCTGCATGCCGGTATAATGCAGCACCACCATCGTGACCGGCAGCGAACGATCGTCGAAGTTCGGCGAAGGCCTGTCGATAAACTGCATGCACCCGTTCCCAAGCTACGCCGAAGCGATGCGTCGCCCGCCGGGCAAAGGCAAGCCGGGGGCCTGGCGGCGCTACGCGCGGCCGCCGGAGCGTGGCGACCGGGCGATCAGGCGAGCCCGATGATCTGGAACTTGCTCTCCAGCGTCTCGCGGTCGAACGGCTTCATCACATATTCGTCGGCGCCCGCCTCGATCGCGGCGCGGATATGCGCCATGTCGCCCTCGGTGGTGCAGAACACCACCTTGGGCCGCTGCGGCAGCCCGGCGTCCTTCAACGCGCGCAGGAAATCCATGCCGCTCATCACCGGCATGTTCCAATCGAGCAGGATGGCATCCGGAGGCGTTGCGATGCAGCTGGCGAGTGCCTCACGCCCATCGCCCGCTTCGCGAACCTCGAACCGGAGCGCTTCCAGAATGTGGCGTGCGACCTTGCGGATGACCTTCGAATCGTCAACGACCAGACAGCTTTTCATCATTTCCCCCTGAAACCCTGATCGCACGCCCGGCCCGATCTTGCGAGGGCTCACGCAGGCTGAACAATCGAGTCCAGGAGCGTGGCGGGATCGAGCACCAGGATGCGTTCCCCGGCGCGCACGGCGGCTGCCCGCACCACCCGGCGCCAGGCCACCGGCAGGTCTCCGCCCCCGTCGAGCGGTTCGGGCCGGAGCGCGACCGCATCGTGCAGAGCATCGACCAGCAAGGCATAATCATGCCCCTCGACCGTCGCCATCACCGCCTGGTTCGAGGCCATGCTGCTGCGGGCGAGGCCGATCGCACGCGGCGTGTCGATCACCGTCACCACCCAGCTGCGCAGCGCCGCCAGGCCCAGCACCGCGCGGGGAGCCCGTGGGACGGGAGTAATCTCCTTGAGTTCGACGGCGTTGCCGGGCCGGTCGGAGGCGATGGCGACCACCTGGTCGGCGATCCGCGCAACCAGGTAGAGCCCCTTCATTGCAGCGCGCCCGCAGTTCGGGTGCAGCTTGCGACCGCGGCGAGCAGCGCGTCCGAATCATAGCGGTAGATGCTGGTGTCGCCGGGTCCTGCCGGATCGGGCAGGTTGCGCAGGCGGATGACCGGGGGACTGCCCGGGCGCTCGGAAACCAGGGTCGCGCGCGCAGCCGCTTCGGTCATCAGGACGACGGCGGGCGGCTCCCACGATGCGCGACCGAGCGCGACGCGATAGCCGTGCTGTTCCAGCAGCGGCCCGATAAACGCCGCCAGGGGCCCATAGGCCGGTGCGGCGAGCAGGCAGAGCGGCCCGCCGGCCAGCCCGGATGGCGTGGCGGGTTCCAGCTGCGCAAGCAGCCAGTCTACGTCGATCAGCTCGATGCGCTGCTTGTCGAGCACCACCGTGCCCGCAATCCGCCCTGCCGTGCCTGCGGCCTCCACCACCTCGGGCAGGTACACGAGATCCGTGGCGTGCCGCGCGGCATAGGCGAGCTCCTGTCGGCCGTTGCTGAGGCGCAGCACGGTCATCTCTGCACCATCGTCGACCGGGGCCACTGCCTCGGCCGCCAGCCACTTTCCGTCCAGCAAGAGCCGCAGGCGCCCGTCCGCGACGTGGACGGCTTCGGATCGGGCCAGCTGGATCCGGTCCACCGCCGCGAGCGGCACCACCCGGCGAGCGCCGTCGAGATCGACGAACACCAGCCCTGGCGGACCGTCCCCGTTCGCTGCCGCTTCCTCGGGAGGCTTGTCTTCCAGGCTTTCGCTCGGCGGCGGGGGAAATCGGACGCCGGCTGCGCTGGCGATCCCGGCGCAATCGAGCA encodes:
- a CDS encoding chemotaxis protein CheW, which translates into the protein MKGLYLVARIADQVVAIASDRPGNAVELKEITPVPRAPRAVLGLAALRSWVVTVIDTPRAIGLARSSMASNQAVMATVEGHDYALLVDALHDAVALRPEPLDGGGDLPVAWRRVVRAAAVRAGERILVLDPATLLDSIVQPA
- a CDS encoding carbonic anhydrase, coding for MREYKHLLLANKAWAAERLEERPDYFERQIAGQQPEFLWIGCSDSRVAAGQLTNTPPGGMFIHRNVANLVNEDDINLMSVLEYAVTVLKVRHIIICGHHGCGGINAALEGGATGFLGKWLRNAEQVYRDHQDEIDSLPEGQRANRLVELNVRDQLVRLARTSIVQDAFAAGQTLYLHGWVYDLRDGLIKPMMEIDSTTPLGEVPRPQPVLV
- a CDS encoding response regulator, with the protein product MKSCLVVDDSKVIRKVARHILEALRFEVREAGDGREALASCIATPPDAILLDWNMPVMSGMDFLRALKDAGLPQRPKVVFCTTEGDMAHIRAAIEAGADEYVMKPFDRETLESKFQIIGLA
- a CDS encoding J domain-containing protein, whose product is MVRSSRSNDWGFPRWRGYEAERQATRVRLCDRHGCEAPGDRPAPKSPNNPDRWYFCETHAAEYNRNWNYFEGLDEEEAKRREASEQRTADGYANASHYAWGGSGDGTRSRDEMRALEVLGLEVDADFEAVRSAWRRLAKSSHPDVRPGDKEAAVRFQAIQAAYEVLRVAEERRQWKPA
- a CDS encoding SufE family protein; the protein is MQSLDDILDEYGFLDPDDRYRLLIDLGRALEPMPDALKTDATLVRGCSASVWVYPTRREDGTLHFLADSNAAITKGIIALVLSAVQDQSPAAILATDVPAALAPFDLSKQLSSNRTQGIPNMIALIRHEAERYAAG
- a CDS encoding SulP family inorganic anion transporter, producing the protein MPASIVVALVALPLCLGVALASGAPLFSGLISGIVGGIVIGMLSKSPLSVSGPAAGLTVIVLDAIQRLPSYEAFLLAVVLAGCIQLLFSVSRGGILSEFVPSSVITGMLAAIGLILILKQFPHAIGYDADPEGSFSFWQGDGENTFSAIGRVLREQIVWGAAIIAAISLAFLFWWDHAKPKEGPLRFLPGPLVVVVGAVLINALFGMVAPNLQVQPSHLVSVPVAAGLGEFIGLFTTPDFGQISNAAVWSTAVTLAIVASLESLLSVKAIDEIDPKRRTTDKNRELFAQGSGNIVAGLIGGLPVTSVIVRSSANVDANANSQLSTILHGCWLLLSVLLIPAILNLIPLSALAAVLIATGYKLTKPSLFTKRFKQGWTQFVPFVVTVGAILFTDLLEGIVIGLVVGFIFVIGRNFRPAIIFVQDGDSCMIRARRNLYFIHKYELQKELAKVPDNTHVLIDLSATSYVDIDNIDIINAFVRNAQFRNIGVIVRGDVGEQTASKIQAPRKEVVFA
- a CDS encoding N-acetylmuramoyl-L-alanine amidase; this encodes MQFIDRPSPNFDDRSLPVTMVVLHYTGMQDAASAIARLADPEAKVSCHYLVAEDGTAVRMVDEARRAWHAGRSHWRGVTDINSASVGIEIVNPGHEWGYVPFPDEQIDAVIRLVADIKQRYAITRGNVVGHSDIAPARKQDPGELFPWGKLARLRLALPRPTQNLMDPHWSDAGFLLALERFGYDVEDPVAAVTAFQRRFRPEMVDGVIDGECRSLLLALLLPKPQGDD
- a CDS encoding (2Fe-2S) ferredoxin domain-containing protein; this encodes MKPAVRARWSRAVLVCGKCSRKLDGGFGPDGDQPLTKALRKRLGLKKGPKARAGIVETRCLGVCPKRAVTVIDGARPGEWLLVSPGADLDGLAQELGLSEQKTHTADAD